tatggaattccctgccacagagggcagtagaggccaaatcactggatggatttaagagagagttagatagagctctaggggctagtggagtcaagggacatggggagaaggcaggcacggattattgataggggatgatcagccatgatcacaatgaatggcggtgctggctcgaagggccgaatggcctcctcctgcacctattttctatgtttctatgttactaatagactattattattattattattgcactgttattttgttcttttttttctgcatttttggtatattatttattatgattacatattctgttgtgctgcagcaagtaagaatttcattgttctatctgggacatatgacaataaaacactcttgacttggctTTTCtgcatttggtagccttgcaatgACCAACCTCTGCTGCTGGGTATATCACCGATGAACAtaggatgaggagagagagagttggcTCTGAGCCAACGTTAGTCAGATAATTTACTGACAGTGTGGATTATGCCTTACACACGCAGAAAGGGTACTTGAGTAAAGTAACAGAGGGTGCCAAATGCGAGTGGGAACATTCAGTCGGGAGAAGCAGACACTGCCATCTAACACAGAGGACCGGACTCACATGGCAAAAATAAATCACTGCATCTACATTTATTCAAAGGTGGGCTGAATTGTGGCAAACAGCAAATACTAACCTCTCCTCGCATTTATGAATGCCTGCAACCACTTGGCATCAGGATTCACACACACTCTCTTCCTATTTTTCAGAGTGATGCTGTGAAGAGAAGGTGCCATTTAAAATTAATTCACAAAATTGGACGTTAGCCACTGAAGTTAAGAATCCATTGAAAGGTTTAAATAAATGTGTTGAAATCAACCTTACATCTATATTGCAAATTCTAACTAAGCTCTAAAATGACTTTATAGATCAGAAAGAATATGGATATTTGACATCCAAGATAAAGTCCAAACTCAAATTGTTTGGCCTTGAAATGTGCCCATATAATGAACAGAAAATACCTGTTATGCAGTATTTTTGCGAGAATTAATTTTACATGCTTTCAATGCAGGTTAGCACCAGTAATTAATAAGATTTTTTATCAACACTGAGTAGTTCATATACACTAATTCTGTTTATATGGAATCAGGGCAACAGAAAGACATCAGTGGTTTGACCACACACCAAGTTCACTTCTATGGATTTTTTTCTATCACAGTAGTGGCACAATAGTAACAATATTGACACTATTCACACCCTAAAGTAATAGAGTCACAGAATTGTAGATTGGtacataatggaaacaggcctttgaccCATCTCattcatgccgactaagatgaCTACATGAGTTGGCTCCATTTGCTGTATTTGACCCAGGTTTCACTAAACCttacctaaccatgtacctgtccaaatgtcttttaaatcttgtaGTTGTGccacctcaattacttcctctggcagctcaatccacaTATTTACCAGCCTCAAGGTGAGAAGCACGCCCCTCAGGTCCacttcaaatctttcccctcttaaacGTACGTCCTCAAGTATCAGACTCCCCTAGCCTAGAAATAAAACCATGACTATCCATCTTATAAGGTCATCCCTTAGCCTCCAGGATAAACTGCCTGCCTATCCTGTTTCACCTTATGCCTCAAGCTCTccaacccaggcaacatcctcgtaaatgttttCTGTACCTTCTCTAGCTTTATCCCATCAAAGGCTATATATGTGGAGTATCGATGACAATGTGCTGATCCACATATAGGGCCTTTGCTAGACCCTACATAGctagggtcatagtttaagaataagggataggccatttaggactgagatgaggaaatactttttcacccagagagttgtgaatccgtggaattatctgccacagaaggcagtggaggccaattcactgaatgttttcaagagagagttagacttagctcttagagctaaaggaatcaagggatatgaggaaaaagcaggaacggggtactgattttagatgatcagccatgatcatattgaatggtggtgctggctcgaaggaccgaatggcctactccttgcacctattttctgtttctaaaaaCTGTTGCTGCACAACTCTAATGATCCAGGTTCAAAGCTGACTTCTGCGTTTGATGTTTCCTCGTTGACTAAATGGGTTTCCCCAGGGTGCTCCATGtgtctcccacattacaaagaagtGTGGGTCAGAGGACTTATTGGCCAAAGTAAATTGCTCCTAACATGTAACTGAATGGTAGAAGCTTAGAGGGATTGATGGGAACATGGTAAAAAATAAAATAGGATTATTGTAAGTGGGTCGTAATCTTTTGGCACAGACTCAGGGaaccaaaggtcctgttcctcAGCTGTGTGACTCTATTTCACAATGACAATGGATAAAGTTCACAGGTTTTGAATAAACATCAGAGAGGAAGAAAGGTTAAGTTGACCCTGTGACTTGTCTACTCACATTATCTCAGCTGTTTCGCATTGAGATCTTGGGGGAATGTATACCAATCTCTGGATTAATTTTGGACGAATAAAAACAGATGTGGTCCGAATACACCGGCAACGTCCTTGTAGTCCTAGGATCGGAATACCTGAGGAAAGGTTGCATTAATTCAGATTGAGTTATTGTTAAAAATGCAGCAAACCCCAAAAATGTATATTAATTTGCAAGGAATTCGATTTTCAATTAACAGATTTCAATTTCGATTTCATTATTCCTCACTCATGCATGGTATTACAAACGACATTAAACATTGTTGGCAGTTTAATTGCTTTTCCAAAGTAAGCGACACATGAACCACAAGTCAGTCGATTTATGGTCATGCCACAGTACAATAAGGAATAAACCGCAGGTACAGACATCTCAACATACCCTGTGTAGTGATGGCACACAGAAGGAGGATGAGGATGGTCACACTGGCTGCTCTGTCCATCTTCCACTTTGTGCTGCTGAAGAGATGTCTGCTGAAGGATCTTCTGCCCAATGCAACAGCTCTCTGCTGAAATCACGTTCTGCTGCAGAGGACCAGTCAGCTCCTATTTATGGGGATTCTACTTTCCATGCATCATCCGGCAGTGCAAGCACTCTGACATCCTGAGGAAAGGAATTCCCCTGATCTCGAAACAGTTCTTTCCCTTTGGCAATTTCATATTCTAACACAAGCGTGATTCACAGTTGTCGGTGGATTATATGTTACAACTGGCAGTGAATGGGTTATCTATGGGGTTTTTTTAGATTTTAGGGAAGTGGTGTACAATACATATTAGGCAAAATCAACCTTCAATAACTCTCAAGAAAGTGACATTTGATGAGGAACagaattcagtttcagtttcagttttcaTTTCTTGCTCATTGACAAATTCCACAGCTCAGGAGAACACACTGACAAATGGTACAAACCTGTGATTATTTAGGAaatatagaaacttagaaacatagaaaataggtgcaggagtaggccattcggcccttcgagcctgcaccgccattcaatatgatcatggctgatcatccaaactcagtatcctgtacctgccttctctctataccctctgatccctttagccacaagggccacatctaactccctcttaaatatagccaatgaactggcctcaactaccttctgtggcagagaattccacagattcaccactctctgtgtaaaaaatgattttctcatatcggtcctataataattcccccttatccttaaactgtgaccccttgttctggacttccccaacatcgggaataatcttcatgcatctagtctgtccaaccctttaagaattttgtaagtttctataagatcccccctcaatcttctaaattctagcgagtacaagccgagtctatcctgtctttcttcatatgaaagtcctgccatcccaggaatcattctggtgaaccttctctgtactcccgctatggcaagaatgtctttcctcagattaggagaccaaaactgtacgcaatactccaggtgtggtctcaccaagaccctgtacaactgcagtagaccctccctgctcttatactcaaatccgtttgctatgaatgctaacataccattcgttttcttcaccgcctgctgcacctgcatgcctactttcaatgactggtgtaccatgacacccaggtcctgttgcatctccccttttcctaatcggccaccattcagataatactctactttcctgtttttgccaccaaagtggataacctcacatttatccacattatactgcatctgccatgcatttgcccactcacccaacctattaaagtcaccttgcagcctcctagcatcctcctcacagctaacactgccccccagctttgtgtcatccgcaaacttggagatgttgcattcaattccctcatccagatcattaatatattttgtaaatagctggggtcccagcactgagccttgcggtaccccactagtcactgcctgccattctgaaaaggacccgtttactcctactctttgcttcctgtctgccagccagttctctaaccacatcaatactgaacccccaataccatgtgctttaagtttgcatact
The sequence above is a segment of the Amblyraja radiata isolate CabotCenter1 chromosome 1, sAmbRad1.1.pri, whole genome shotgun sequence genome. Coding sequences within it:
- the LOC116975083 gene encoding C-X-C motif chemokine 9-like isoform X3, with translation MDRAASVTILILLLCAITTQGIPILGLQGRCRCIRTTSVFIRPKLIQRLVYIPPRSQCETAEIIITLKNRKRVCVNPDAKWLQAFINARRGS